The sequence aaactagtttacTGGTAACACActattgtttctttaaaaacgATGCTTCTGTTCCACAGTGTAGGAATACTCTGTTAAAGGTCAAAGTTTTGTATTCAAAATGTTACTGAAGTAAATGTGCAAGAGCATCAAAATGTACTTTTAAAAAGTACTGATTACGCCAACTGaccgtttaaaaaaatgatatacTTCTGGTGTATTCTTGAAGTATTGATAGATATACACATCATGTTAATATTGCAGCTGATACATATGGGGCTAATTAAGCTTTATCTTGaacaatacatattatatattttgttcatcCTATTTTGTGTTCATTGTCTGAACCTTTAAAGTAACTATATCTCCTATAATTATCAAATAAaccgagtaaaaaaaaaaaagtacaacatttctcaaaactgcagTGAAGTAGAAGTATAGTGTTGCATAAGTTGATGTAAAGGACATCAACTTGTATTTGAGGAGAGTACTTGAGTAGATGTAGTTTATGGTTATGTCCGGAAGCCTGGCATCTGGTGGACAGATCCAGATAAGAGGTGTGAAGGGTTTGTGTCTGTGCGAccttctcccctctcctgccCCCTTCTCCTTCTGCTCAGTGCACACGGCTTCGGTTTCTGAATATCTTCGCTCTTCAACCTCGCTCTACCCAAACAGGCTATGACTTCCCGGCTGTGCTGCGCTGGTTTGCGGAGCGCGTGGACCGCATCATCCTGCTGTTCGACGCCCACAAACTGGAGATCTCGGACGAGTTCTCCGAGGCCATCGGCGCCCTGAAGGGCAACGAGGACAAGCTGCGCGTGGTGCTCAACAAGGCCGACATGGTGGGCACCCAGCAGCTGATGAGAGTGTACGGTGCACTCATGTGGTCCCTGGGGAAGGTGTTCGGCACCCCGGAGGTTCTGCGCGTCTACATTGGCTCCTTCTGGTCCGAGCCACTGATGGTCGTAGACAACCGGAAGCTGtttgagctggaggaggaggatctgtTCGCTGACATCCAAAACCTTCCTCGCAACGCAGCTTTGCGCAAGCTCAACGACCTGGTGAAGAGGGCGCGTCTCGTTCGGGTGGGTTTGTATTGGTTGTGTCAACACGTGCTCACTAATTGCTGATTGACAGGTTGATGTATGAGCACTTTATTCATGTACGCTGTGTGCTGTGCCTTCTCTTTGTCCCAGGTCCATGCCCACATCATCAGCTACCTGAAGCAGGAGATGCCGTCTGTCTTCAGGAAGGACAATAAAAAGAAGAATCTGATCTTCCAGCTTCCAGTGATTTTCTCTAAGATCCAGCTGCAGCACAACATTTCTGCTGGCGACTTCCCAGATTGTGCTAAAATGCAGgcaagtctttttttcttttttatgacgAGTGCACATCTGTGGAGGCGACAATGCAAAGACTTTTCTTCGACTTCTAACAGTTAAGTTCTCTTAAAATTAAGCTTGGAAGTGTACCGGCTAACATATTTGAATCATTCCCTTTTTGAAGGAGCAACTGATGGTTCATGATTTCAGCAAGTTCAAAACCTTGAAGCCGAACCTGATGACGGGCTTGGATGAAATGCTCTCCTCTGACATCGCCAAGCTGATGCCCCTCCTGCGGCAGGAGGAGATTGATGCGGGCGAGCAACTCGGTGTGCAGGGTGGAGCCTTCATTGGGACCCGGGCCGGACCGTTCAGAGAGGGTGACCCCTTCACGCAGGAGAAtggatgtgaggaggaggaggactgggtGGTGACCAAAGACAAGTCCAAATATGATGAAATCTTCTATAACCTCGCTCCCAATGAGGGCAAGCTGAGCGGCAACAAGGCCAAGGACTGGATGGTGAGCTCCCGCCTGCCCAACTCGGTGCTAGGGCGCATCTGGAAGCTGTCGGATGTGGACCACGACGGCATGCTGGATGATGAAGAATTTGCCCTGGCCGGCCACCTGATTGAGGTCAAGCTAGAGGGCCACGGTCTGCCCCCTGAGCTTCCCACACGATTGATCCCGCCCTCCAAACGCAGGCAGAAGGGCTCTGATGCATAGACATGTCACAAAGTCCTGGGAGCTGAGAGAGACTCTTCTCTATTGGCCGCGCTACTGTTTGTATTTGCTCGTTTCCCCCCCAGACCCAAGTCCAAATGTTTGTTTGTAATGCGTTCAACTTCTCCTCCGAGAAAGATTTTGGTCTCGCACAATGGAACATACTGTATTAAAGGTTAAGTCAATCCTTTAAGACTTGACTGCAAAAGATTGTGTATTGAGCAGTCACGGGTCTGGTTACTTCTTCCCTTTGGCTCCTCAAAGTTAGCTTTTTACGATgagtttttcaaatatatctacTATTAATGATCTATTAATTTTAAGGGTGGTACCCTCTAAGTGAGCAGTATTCAACATATATTTGAAAGAATACAGAGCTAAACTCGTATGTGTTGAAtccttaaaataaaacattcctTCAGTAACTAGATTAGAGTGGCACAGTATTGATAATATGCAGGATGTTTACTATTTTCAGGTCTGGACATTTCAGAGAGAATGACCGCACTTGAAAATTATTTTTTGATAACATTTTCAACTATAACTGGCAGCACACGTCTAATAACCTGAATGCATTTCACTTTTGATGCTTTACGTGCCACAGTTGTGTGCATACACTTTATACATTATTTTTGTAATGGTTGCTTTTGTTTTGTATCTGCCGGAGCGAGACATCAGTTACAAGTACATGACATGCTGAGATTAACTTGTGACTCATCAATTACTGACTACTGTACACAGCTCCTAACAATGTTCTTATGTTAACTTTTATTGTAACCAAATAAAATTCCCTGACTGTGTTTTGTGTTGACTATTTTAAAacttcaaaacaacaaaatggACAGCGCTTGAAAGAATGAAGTTCTTAAAATGTCTCCAATGAAACAAACAGTATATATGAGACATACCGGATAGTTGAGTGCATATGCATTGGCTCTCTTTTTAAAAGATTTGCTTTTCTATGAAGCTCTTTGGTCGCTCAGTGACGGACCAGATAAACAGTGAGTCACCCTCTCCCCTGCCAAGTCGTCAGGCCACCATTTTCCAAGACTTTCTGCCCTCTCCGTCCCACCATCTGAAGCCCTTTccgtgcctctctctctcacacacacacacacacacacaccagacctACACAGTTTATCAGTCCATTCCCCTTCATCCCTCTTTACTTCTGCATTCACTCCCTCGGTAGCACAcctgtgtatgttttttatttcatcccGTGTACACTCTGCAGCATTTACATAGAAGTATGTGCCCCGGGTCGAGCCCTGTGTGTTTCACATTAGGCATTCGAGGTTCGCAGAAGAAGGGGTGGCCTCCGTGCCTCCCTGTTCCACTCCTCCATGGAAAGATACACAAATGAGAAACAGAGGCAAAGACAGCCCTTTCCTCTCTGACTCACTTGTGAAGAATGTGGTGGGTTGGCCCAAGAGTTATTAATAACTCCTTTCCTAGGGTCTGCTAAGTTTCCTCAGGCTCATAGAAAAGATCTAGACACTGTACCTTTATGAAAGACTTTAACATCCCCCTATTTGGAGCATTCCTGAGGCAGACCTGCGGCACACCACACCCtctcccgtgtatgtgtgtgagagagagggaggggatatGTGGAAAAAGTAAAGCAAGTTGACAAAACTGAGATGAACGTTTCTTGACAAGTAATGAACTCTTGTTGGGCTCTTGTGGATATTCAAGTCATTTTAAAGAGTATATTACAATATCTCCATCGCGATCTGAACAAAGCCCGCCTTTTAGGCTGGGCTGAGGCCCAAACCATCTCCACTCAAGCTACAGCCATGGGGGGAAGGTTGCAGGTGTGGTTGAAcataggccccccccccccccccccccacacaaccAGCATCAGACGTCCCTAACAATGCAGCTTACTCAACAAAACCAGGGGCTCCGTATACGTCACCAGTATTTACATCGGGGACTTCCTCGCTCTCCAGCCTGCCACTGAAGTCAATCTGGTGACATCTGGTGGAGACAAGGAGCCGGCAACTTTACACTGAAACTGTCCAGCTGGAGACATGCAGCGGCATTATTCAGGGTTGATGGTCACTGTAACTGACCCTCCTGTCAGTGCTGGCCCAGAAGTGATGATCCGTGAGGTGGGTCAAAATCTAGTATCCttttgtgaaaaacaacaaTTTATATAGCAGCTACAGCTTTATTGAATTTAAGATGGTACTTAAAATGCACACTCCTGGACAACAAAGAAGGGTGGATTTGGACTGCCTATTTTATTTGGAATTGCATAAGGAAGGGTTCTCTTAATGGCCATCAAGGACTACGGTGGTAATTACAGGCATTTACTTtcaatgtacaggactgtctcagaaaattagaatattgtgataaagttctttattttctgtaatgcaattaaaaaaacaaaaatgtcatgcattctggattcattacaaatcaactgaaatattgcaagccttttattcttttaatattgctgattatggcttacagcttaagaaaactctaaaatcctatctcataaaattttaatatttcctcagaccaagtaaaaaaaagatttataacagctgagtgtttgtcaaggctcaggaaacccttgcaggtgtttcgagttaattagacaattcaagtgatttgtttaataccctactagtatactttttcatgatattctaatatttagagataggatatttgagttttcttaagctgtaagccataatcagcaataaatcagaataaaaggcttgcaatatttcagttgatttgtaatgaatccagaatgcatgacatttttgtttttttaattgcattacagaaaataaagaacttcatcacaatattataattttctgagacagtcctgtatatacagtgGGGCAAAAAAGTATTTAGTCAGCCACCAATTGTGCAAGTTCTCACTTAAAAAGATGAGAGGCCTGTAATTTTCATCATAGGTAAACCTCAACTATGAGAGACAAAATGAGGAACAAAAATCCAGAAAATCACATTGTAGGATTTTTTAGGAATTAATTGGTAAATTCCTcggtaaaataagtatttggtcAATAACAAAATTTCATCTTATCTCTTCTCCACCAGGGACTCAAACCCTGCAGTGCCAGAGTCCCCCTACTTGAGCCAATACATGTCCAGGCCTGTCTGAAGTTTGCTAGAGAGCATTTGgatgatccagaagaggatTGGGAGAATGTCATATGGTCAGATGAAACCAAAATAGAACTTTTTGGTAAAAACTCAACTCGTCGTGTTTGGAGGAGAAAGAATGCCGAGTTGCATCCAAAGAACACCAGACCTACTGTGAAGCATGGGGCTGGAAACATCAGGCTTTGGGGCTGTTTTTCTGCAAGGGGACCAGGACGACTGATCCGTGTAAAGGAAAGAATGAATGGGGCCATGTATCGTGAGATTTTGAGTGAAACCCTCCTTCCATCAGCAAGGGCCTTGAAGATGCACCGTGGCTGGGTCTTTCAGCATGACAGTGATCCCAAACACACCGCCCGGGCAGcgaaggagtggcttcggaagAAGCAGCTcaaggtcctggagtggcctAGCCAGcctccagatctcaaccccatagACAATCTGTGGAGGGAGTTGAAAGTCCGTGTTGCCCAGCGACAGCCCCAAACATCACTGCTCTAGAGGAGCTCTGCATGGAGGAATGGGCCAAAATACCTGCAGCAGTGTGTGGAAAGCTTGTGAAGACTTACAGAAAACGTTTGACCTCTGTCATTGCCAACAAAGGGAATacaacaaagtattgagatgAACTTGTTATTgaccaaatacttattttaccgAGGAATTTACcaattaattcatttaaaatccTACAATGTGATTTTCTGGATTCTTTTCCCTCATTTTGTCTCTCATAGTTGAGGTTTACATATGATGAAAATTATAGGCCTCTCTCATCTTTTTAAGTGAGAGAACTTGCACAATTGGTGGCTGACTAAATACTGTTTTGCCCCACTGTATGGGCATGTGAACATTGTATCACAATGGACTACAGAAATTGGAACCTATTATTTaacctccccttctctcctttTTCTATGATTattattgaatgtttttttaattcagttGTACTTCAGTTATTGGCTAATGTGTCACAAAGGAGTAAAGATGGTTAGAGAACTTTACATTTTATTGTCAAGCCAAAAAGTGAGCAAACAATGttgaaaagcacacacacacgtcctgccTATACATGGCATCTTCTGCACCGACTCAAACCCTAACATTTAGAAACGCTTAAGTATGATGAACATTATGCAAGACATGAAGGAAAACATATACCCAGTCAGAGAAAAACATCATGTCGTATCAAAAGGTAAAGTTAGACAAGAGTATGTAAAAATATCTTTCAATTCAAATATCAGGTGAACTCAGGGCACATTAAGTCATAACAAAAGCAGAACAACAAGCTTCTCATCAAATGTCACAAACAGCAGATTTAAATCACTGCAGTAAAACAAGCGTTTGATTATtttcaatgttttcttttcaattttcttTTCCCGCTTTCTGAAGTGCTTAGAAACTGAAGTGGTTCTTGATGTCTTTGATCCGTTTCATCATGTCACCGATCTGCTGCCCCTGCTCTCGGAGGACATCCTGAACCACCTTCTTCTGTTGGGCGTTGAGCGAGACCGTCGTCCTGGCTGCGGGCGCGTCCTTGTCCACTTGTGTCGTCTGGTACTCCATCTTCATGTTCACCTGTTCGATGCAGTTGtccaggtgtttcagttgatcGCCGACGGTCTGCAGCTccttcctcatgtccttctcgCTGTTTGACAGGACGGGCAGGCGGCTTTGCAGGCTGCCCAGCACTTTCTTCACCGCGCTCATGATGGTTTCCTGGCGATACTTTGCCTCTTCGTACTTGTCGGCCAGCCTCTCCGCTGCATCCCTCaggctcttcttctcctccctgcaCAGAGTCAGCTCGTCCAGCTGCTGGTTCTTCTGGCTGGTCAGGAGTTTGACCCGCCTCTGCATCTCTTCGCGGGCCATGTCCTGCTTCAGAATGTACTCCTCGCGGAAGACCTGCGTGGCTCTGCTGAGGAGCTGCAGACACTCTGGAGGGGGCGGCGACGTGTCCTTGTCCCCGGCCTTGAGCACGAGAGGATTGGTGGAGCTGCGTGCCAGGATGTTGCGGATGTGCTGCTCAAAGGAGTTGTCGGCCAGTCCGCGCAGAGGGGAGCTccctgagcccggtcccggATGCGTACAGAGCAGCGGCGGGGAGGGCGGGCGGATGGAGCTCAGCAGGGGCAACAGGATGCATTCGTAGGCACTGGTGATGCAGATCATGGTGGCGCCCAGGGACAGGTCAGACACAATCACAAAGCCACGAACTGGAGCCGACGGACTCGACTGGAGCGGTCTGGTGCAAAGAATGTGCTCTACGATGCAGCGCTTCTCGGCGGCCAGCTCCTGGAGATTGTCCTGATCCTCCTCGCCCGACTGGAGGAACGCCTGCAGCTTGTTGACCCAGATGAGCCCCACGCTGTGCACTCCTGCCTCGTGGGTGCAGTGGTACCTCTGCTGACACAGGGGGTCTCTGTGCAGCCTGATCGGGCACGTGAAATCAAACTCTTGAGGTTCCTCGTCCTCTCCTGTGGCCACTTTGAGGGTGAGCTCCAGCTCCACACACTCAAATACATAGAGAGCCGGCACCGCCTCTGTGCCTCGGATCCACTTGTCCACCGCCctggcctcttcctcctcctcggaaTCCAGCACCACGCAGTGATACAGCGTGCCCGTTTCTGTGGCGATGACCAGGATGCTGGGCACACATGGCAGGCAGAGGATGGCGCAGGCGTCGTAGCCGTAGTTATCCTCCGCTGCAGGATACATCGGGAGGGGTCCAACGGGTTTAGTTAGACTCAGCCCCTTGGCCTGGCTCGTGTAGCTCAGATACGTCTCCCCGTTTTCGTAGAGGATGTACAGAGGGTAGACCAGCTGTTCTTTGGAGCACTGTGCAGCGAGCTGCCGGAGAGGGGAAGAAATCGGCCCAAAGTCAAACGCCACCGCTATCTCGCCTAAAGACGCCGCGTAGGAGCGGGCCGGAGGGTGGCCGCTCACGTCATCTTCCGACTGGGACACCGACAGGACTTTGGCCGGCGTCTGTGGCGACGTCAAGCCGTAAAACCGGACGGTGTTGTCGGACGTGAGCAGCACCAGATGGGGCTCGTCGGTCTCGCTGGGGTACCACGCCGCCTGCCGCAGACTCACGGACGGCGAGCTGGTGAAGAAGCGCTCCGCCACCGGGACCGTCTTGCAGTTGATCTCGCGCCGTCCGCCCTCGAACTCGGACCTCTTGCCCCAGCGCTGGGGGAGCTCCAACACGGAGACGCCTCGGAGCCCGACGAGCGCGACGTGGTTCTGAGTCGGGCTGAGCAACACCTGGCACAGCTCGAAGTGAGGCGGGTTGATGCACAGCAAGGTCTGGTGGTTCCCGCCGACGTTGCCGAGACTCTCATCCGTGTTGAGATGTCGCAAGTTGGTCGTGTAAAACACGCGGTCGGCATCGTCCCACACGAACAAATCTCCGCCTAAACAAAACGTGAGGTTTTTAGCGACCCCTCTTTCATTCACGTTGGGTTCTAAATACAACTTGGATCGGATCTTTTGGAAGATCTCGTGGTTTGGGAGGTCATTCAACCACCGCTCTCTGCCGAATGCCGCCATCTTGAACCGCCGTATGTCTCtccaaaggagaaaaaaaacccgtCCATGGCAACGAGAGTGCTTTACGACAGTTATTTAACGTATTCCGGTGGCCGGTGTCGTATATTTTGCAGAATCACCATGGCGTTGAAAGAGACTGCAGGGCTGTACGAGACACTGAAAACGGAGTGGAACAAGAAAAACCCAAACCTGAGTAAATGTGGAGACCTTCTGAGCAAACTGAAGGTAGAGTCACACACTGACGTGTCTGTCTTTGTCGTTACGAGTCGAATCAAGAGCACTTTATGAAGCATCCGCGCTGTTAGCAAACGGAGCTAAGCGTGCTAACTTAGGCTCGTATCCTAACGTTGTTTATAGTTTTCTATGAAGTAGGTTAACGTTACACTTTAGACACCGAGCATTATACGCCGTTCCTCCGGGCATGATCAAGTTGAACACCATGTGTTCACTGTATGTTATTGTTCAGCGTATGAGACAATGGCATCATATTGGGATCTCCCCTGTGTGTTGCTCGCGTTAACGTTCTGCTGGTTAATTCATTGTCGAGTTTGAGTCAACCTGGAACTGACGACCAAGATAACCATTTGAACGGAAGATAATGTTGACGTCAATCGGCTTCTTCGTTTCTCTCTGTTAGCCTTTAGCTCCTTCTTGGTTATTTATTTCCGACCCCTCTGTCGAAACGACGTCGTTCAAcgttcaaatatgttttttttggaCAAAACCCGTAGTGGGAAGAGCTCGGGGCACATGTCGTACAGTAATAAAGGACAGAGGTCAAATACATATTCGGATCTTTTATTGATCTGTTTTTATCACAACACGTTTTACCGAAGTAAAAAATACGTTTTACAAGTAAAAGTCGTGCATTCAAAATACCTTAATGTGTACATCGACTAAATGTTGCAGCTGCATCGAATTGGTGGGGCTCATTGTAATTACTTTACTGTGGGGTAACCTAATTTATTATGATCTAGCAATGTATATGTTGTATTCATCTGAATCTAGTCCAACTAGTAATTAagatgtcaaataaatgtaaggAAGTAAACATACAATATTGTTTCCAAAATGTAGAGGTGGTAAGTAACATCGACTAGAAAAACTTGTGGACATTTTCAAGAAATTTACGTCAAACTTCTTTTTGCAGGTTTCATTACTGGAGCTGAACTTCTTACCGACCAGTGGGTCTGCGCTCACTAAGCAGCAGCTCATTTTAGCCCGTGAGTAAAGGTGTCATGTCAAACTTACAGACAATATTCATGTTAATCGTGGATTAGCATTTGGCCAACACGTATTCCTGTTATCAAGAAGATATCCCCAATTGAGAACAATTTGTGTCTGTTTCAGGTGATATCCTTGAAATTGGAGCGTTGTGGAGTATCCTCAAGAAGGACATCCCATCCTTTGAGAGATACATGGCCCAGCTTAAATGTTACTACTTTGATTACAAGTAATGTCAccatttcatgttttttaataTGGAGTGTGAGTTTGCTATACAGTACTTACTGGGCTATTCTAACATTACTCCTTCTTTACCTTTTGGCATTAAGGGAGGAACTGCCTGAAGCTGCCTACATGCATCAGTTACTTGGACTCAACCTGCTCTTCCTGCTCTCGCAGAACCGTGTGTCTGAGTTTCACACAGAACTTGAGAGACTGAGTGCACGAGATATTCAGGCCAACGTATACATCAGACATCCAGTGTCCCTAGAGCAGGTGCTGCAATTCCCCCCTTGGCAAAGCACACTTTAAGAGCTTGATATTGGACTATGTtgaaatgttgatattttaacATTgggtaataataatgtataaatacCAATGTGATATTTTATATCCTCTCCTGGCCTTTTCAGTACTTGATGGAAGGAAGTTACAACAAGGTCTTTCTTGCCAAAGGAAACATCCCTGCTGAG comes from Pseudoliparis swirei isolate HS2019 ecotype Mariana Trench chromosome 20, NWPU_hadal_v1, whole genome shotgun sequence and encodes:
- the ehd2b gene encoding EH domain-containing protein 2b; this encodes MSRWGRKNVKKTPEVIRTVTEGLKSLYRKKLLPLEEYYGFHDFHSLSLEDADFDNKPMVLVVGQYSTGKTTFIKYLLEQDIPGSRVGAEPTTDCFTAIMHGEVEGVIPGNALIVDPNKPFRKLNPFGNTFLNRFQCAQIPNQVLESISIIDTPGILSGAKQRVSRGYDFPAVLRWFAERVDRIILLFDAHKLEISDEFSEAIGALKGNEDKLRVVLNKADMVGTQQLMRVYGALMWSLGKVFGTPEVLRVYIGSFWSEPLMVVDNRKLFELEEEDLFADIQNLPRNAALRKLNDLVKRARLVRVHAHIISYLKQEMPSVFRKDNKKKNLIFQLPVIFSKIQLQHNISAGDFPDCAKMQEQLMVHDFSKFKTLKPNLMTGLDEMLSSDIAKLMPLLRQEEIDAGEQLGVQGGAFIGTRAGPFREGDPFTQENGCEEEEDWVVTKDKSKYDEIFYNLAPNEGKLSGNKAKDWMVSSRLPNSVLGRIWKLSDVDHDGMLDDEEFALAGHLIEVKLEGHGLPPELPTRLIPPSKRRQKGSDA
- the nup88 gene encoding nucleoporin 88 codes for the protein MAAFGRERWLNDLPNHEIFQKIRSKLYLEPNVNERGVAKNLTFCLGGDLFVWDDADRVFYTTNLRHLNTDESLGNVGGNHQTLLCINPPHFELCQVLLSPTQNHVALVGLRGVSVLELPQRWGKRSEFEGGRREINCKTVPVAERFFTSSPSVSLRQAAWYPSETDEPHLVLLTSDNTVRFYGLTSPQTPAKVLSVSQSEDDVSGHPPARSYAASLGEIAVAFDFGPISSPLRQLAAQCSKEQLVYPLYILYENGETYLSYTSQAKGLSLTKPVGPLPMYPAAEDNYGYDACAILCLPCVPSILVIATETGTLYHCVVLDSEEEEEARAVDKWIRGTEAVPALYVFECVELELTLKVATGEDEEPQEFDFTCPIRLHRDPLCQQRYHCTHEAGVHSVGLIWVNKLQAFLQSGEEDQDNLQELAAEKRCIVEHILCTRPLQSSPSAPVRGFVIVSDLSLGATMICITSAYECILLPLLSSIRPPSPPLLCTHPGPGSGSSPLRGLADNSFEQHIRNILARSSTNPLVLKAGDKDTSPPPPECLQLLSRATQVFREEYILKQDMAREEMQRRVKLLTSQKNQQLDELTLCREEKKSLRDAAERLADKYEEAKYRQETIMSAVKKVLGSLQSRLPVLSNSEKDMRKELQTVGDQLKHLDNCIEQVNMKMEYQTTQVDKDAPAARTTVSLNAQQKKVVQDVLREQGQQIGDMMKRIKDIKNHFSF
- the psmd8 gene encoding 26S proteasome non-ATPase regulatory subunit 8; protein product: MATRVLYDSYLTYSGGRCRIFCRITMALKETAGLYETLKTEWNKKNPNLSKCGDLLSKLKVSLLELNFLPTSGSALTKQQLILARDILEIGALWSILKKDIPSFERYMAQLKCYYFDYKEELPEAAYMHQLLGLNLLFLLSQNRVSEFHTELERLSARDIQANVYIRHPVSLEQYLMEGSYNKVFLAKGNIPAESYTFFIDILLDTIRDEIAGCIEKAYEQIQFTEATRVLFFSSPKKMTDYAKKRGWSLSPDGYYSFSTQQQRTEEVTIPSTELAQQVIEYARQLEMIV